In Pyrus communis chromosome 11, drPyrComm1.1, whole genome shotgun sequence, the sequence agaacgcaacttaccaggaaacaaacgtaggcgagagttgaaaagtaacactttctgcccaactgtgaaggtcttggttcgaatcattttatcatggaatgctttggtcttggctttgtacatccgggcattctcataggcttcattccgaatctcctcaagttcattcaattggagcttcctatgaactcccgctgcatctatgtccatgttgaaaatcttcacggcccaatgtgccttgtgctctaactctacgggcaaatgacatggcttaccatagacgagccgaaaaggtgacatcccaatgggtgttttgtatgccgtacgatatgcccacagtgcatcatctaaacgtaagctccaatccctccttgttggtccaacggtcttctccaaaatttgtttgatttctcggttagacacctcggcttggccatttgtttgaggatggtaaggtgtggagaccttatggttgacatggtactttcttagcaatgcctcaatggtccgattgcaaaagtgagaccctccatcacttatgattactctcggcattccaaacctagcaaaaatgttagttttcacaaaatctgcaaccaccttagaatcgttagtacgggtggcttttgcttccacccatttagaaacataatcaacggctagcaagatataagtgaaaccataagatggaggaaaagggcccatgaaatcaatgccccaaacatcaaaaatttcaacattaaagacaggggtttgcggcatttggtccttggtacctatgttacccattcgttggcaacgatcacaagacatacaaaaggttctagcatccctaaatatagtcggccaataaaaaccacactctagaaccttgagggcagtgcgttgtgtgccaaaatgaccaccacatgcatatgtgtgacaaaagcttagaattgagtgaaattcagaatcatgcacacatctacgtacaatttgatctgagcaatacttccacaaataagggtcatcccaaacatagaaacgtgcatcatttttaagcttatcacgttggtgcttgtttagttcatttggaatttgtttagtcaccaagtaattcactaaatctgcataccatggttcacttacctcaatggatagcagctgctcatcgggaaaagtttcagggataggtacggcatgttcatgctcctcgtggatcattcggcttaaatggtcagccactacattctcgcttcctttcttatcccggatttcaatatcaaattcttgaagaagaagaatccaacggataagcctcggctttgcttcctttttcgtgagcaagtacctcaaagctgcatgatcagaataaacgattactttagtaccaattaaatatgaacgaaatttatctaaagcaaaaaccacagctagaagttctttttccgtcgtggagtagttcaattgggcatcattgagagtccgagaggcatagtatatgacatgcggccgcttgtctcttctttgtcctagaacagctcctaatgcatagtcggatgcatcgcacatgagctcgaacggaaggctccaatctggaggtacaataatgggggccgagactagcttctccttgagttggttaaatgccgaattacactcttcatcaaacttgaatggcacatctttttgaagcaatcggcaaagagggttggacatcttggagaagtccttgataaaacgcctatagaaccctgcatggccaagaaacgaacgtacctctctaaccgaagtaggagagggtaagtgacgtacaaggtctattttcgatttatctacttcaattcctttttctgaaacaatatgtcctaaaactataccttgtttcaccataaagtgacatttctcccaattcaagacaaggttagtttcaacacatcgtttcaaaattaaggtcagattatccaagcaattatcaaatgaactcccaaatacactgaaatcatccatgaaaacctcaatgatcttttcaacaaaatcggaaaatatacttaccatacacctttggaaagtggccggtgcgttgcataagccaaatggcatgcgacgataggcaaatgttccaaagggacatgtgaatgtggtcttctcttgatcatccggggctatcacaatttggttatatccagagtatccatcaagaaaacagtaaaaagcatgaccggctaacctttcgagcatctggtcgatgaatggcaaaggaaagtgatctttcctagtcatggcatttagcttccggtaatcgatacatactcgccatccagtctgaatgcgtgtaggcacgagctcattctcatcattcttgataacagttactccggacttcttgggaacgacttgaactggagagacccaacggctatcggagatagggtagatcactccgcaatccaaaagcttgattatttccttcttcaccacttccatcattggagggttgagacggcgttgagcctctcgagttggtttagccccctcctcaagaagtatacggtgcatgcatgtggtagggcttattcctttaatgtcggccaaagtccaccctatggccattttgtgctctcgcagcaccctcacaagcttctcctcctccattgctgtgagacttgatgaaatgatgacgggcaatgtttcgctttctcccaaaaacacatacttcaaatggtccggcaacggcttaagttcaagcgatggtgcctgaacaacagaaggtagcatcttagtggaaactgaatttgaaagtgagagtggaaccttaccatattgttgtggcaatgactcaagggctgccacaacctcaattatttcttcactagaacccattgcaaagaattcctcctccttgccgtggccttgcattggcccaaatccttcatttttgcgctctatggccttagtgatggttgtttccagggcgtcctcgttcaattcttcaaggtatacctgcgccaaagaatcgataacatcaatggaaaaacaagaatggtcatcaacgggatatctcatagtttcagaaatattaaaatcaatcacttccccatcgaattccattgtcaaggtgcctttgtatacatcaatcttcgttcgggccgtcttcatgaatggcctaccaaggagaatcggcaaagatgtagaatgggctgaatcctccatgtctaggacgtagaaatcagccggaaaaattaaatggttcacctgcacaagcacatcctccaaaactccttttggatacgcgttagaacgatcagccaattgtataattacaccatcttgttttaattcacccaaattcatagatgcataaatagaataaggcatgacatttatggatgcacctaaatcaagcatggcatgttcaaaacgattatgtccaattacacaaggaatcgtgaaactaccggggtctttgcacttggtaggcagtttacgttgcaaaacagcggacacattctcgcttaccttcactacctctttgtttgcccttcttctctttgtattgcataggtccttgaggaatttagcatactttggaacctgtttgattgcatcgagaagcggtatgttcacttgcaccttccggaacgtttcaagaatgtccttctcgctttcttcctttttttcttgcatgaacctgcgaggaaaaggtacattgggcagattaggacgtgaagtacatgaatttgaacttaaattacctgatttggccgagttagggtgatctgcctcaggttgtgtcgtctcttcatctactttctgggcagatttgggattgtttggctcggtcccaacttcttttccaccccttagggtgatggccttggcggattcgaatcctccctttggattgactgtggttgagctaggaagctttccttgctctctaatctgtccaaggaactcagaaatctgccctatttgtttcttcatatccatcatctccttctcgttattttctattcggttgttttgattttgcaacccctgcgaaatagaggttagtaattgcatagcttgattactttccaaagacgtacctgaatgagatgatgccgaaggttgttgggattgttggggtgcatacggcttggaataaaaaccaggggggtttggcctaaatcctccttgttgggcagcttgttgtggctccctccatttgaagtttggatggtccctccatccggcattgtaagtgttcgagtatgggttgttttgattttgtccttggaaaccaattgcattggcagattcccacccaccattctcgattagttgagggcacttgtcggatggatgcccttgaattgagcacacgccacaaacttggtgttcttgtgcttttggaccaatcacaacctgagaaacaagagaagtaagattagcaagttgtgattgaatttcagaaataacactcacctcatttacactttgttgccgtggggcttccctttggcccactccttcatattgttgagcgttgagcgctcggttggctatgagaatcttggcatcccttggtgttttgtccaccaatgctcctcccgctgatgcatcaaccatttgacgttcgataggaaggaggccctcatagaaatattgaaggagaagttcctccttcatttgatgttgaggacatgaagctacaaggcccttgaagcgctcataataagccgggaatgtctcaccatgattctgttgaataccactaattttcttccgtaggagaatcactctcgaagtagggaagaatttctccaagaaagcacgcttcatactctcccacgaagtcacagttcccggggctagttcgtagagccaatctttggccttgtccataagtgaaaatggaaaggccttcatcttcaatatactcccatccacattgacgggggtcatgctcgaacaaaccacctcgaactccttcaagtgtttgttggggtcttccatagacaagccatggaacttcggaatatggtgtaacaaactggatttgagttcaaattcctcagtcttcccctctgcagccgtggggtattggatacaaagaggcaatgcattatccaaacccgaggccgaaagctccttgatggttctattatctgctgccatggcttgttcttcttcaaaaatctgatccgtgggcttttcttctacaccttcttcgtcttcttcaagcccaggttgtggtggaggttgtggtggctcttgttgactcctcgttctcctcaaagtgcgttcaaaatcaccgtcaaagtcggagatgttctctataataggccgagagcgacgagtcatacacagtacctaaaaaacaaggaaacaaacaaactaagaatctaaaataagaatgcacgaaaaacaaaaaaaatataaaaataaagacaaaggattagcaaagttgctaatccccggcaacggcgccaaaatttgatgcgagatttacttgacactcaaattaaaccctcgtttgacaattgtagtagaatggataagtgagggatcgttctagaccggggattaggagggcttgctaaaaccttctaaattgacttaaaaacataaaaactaaattaaaatactcttaacaagactactatgactcagaatggctttgaaaaaactcaaattgtctaaaacaatcaaattgactcaaatagaagctagaacttgatttagacgaatttgcaaatgtttatgactccaaaagcttaaagatacaaaaataaaacaaatacgaatgattaaaacttaacaaaatagagggggggaattgtgtttggacgatattaaattaaaaagacagaatataattaaaggcaaaatgtaaatatgaatgtgatgaaaatatggatgatggaatagccaaggggttcttctccacacatgttacacttgcaaacaaaattgattctcagttggtctttcgataagttgtgaaactcaatgctccaagttaattagatccgcttagattaactttcagatttccctaaattcgttggattgaatggaatacgcattacaaccaaattattcttaatcaaagtccctaactatggaatacgcatgatagagacatttaaccaagatcattaagttcaacggaaatcataaacatcgacgaggcattcgttactatggaatacgcatgaaacttatgccaagaattcgtttaacgcacttatattctagcgtcatatttatgcatgaaaattaagcttgcaatctcaatgaacatacataaataagttatcaatcaaacagttaaacgaattgaatccacaacttatgaaattccaaccaaacgtaatcaattcaaattgcaaatataaacatagtttcgaatcaccccctagctaaaggggggtttagttcctcataactttgaaatcaaagaaacacctaaacattccaacaactcaaacgtgaattgtatgaacgtttaggcactcttctcttcccttctcatacgtacaaaacaaagagaattaaatttaaactttgaaatcaaagaaacacctaaacattccaacaactcaaacttgaattgtatgaacgtttaagcactcttttcttcctcgttgttgtagcacaaggtctaaggtgagcttaagggctttaggtgtatgtggaatggagtagggagtggttggagatggaagaatgaagagaaaatatgcagaaaatgaaatgggactcacggcaatggaatggtatttgtgttgtgtgaagtgttgtgaatggaaatatatgagatatgaattgaatgggtgcaagggtatttataggagtagtggagggaacatatggttgtttgtttaagatgcaagtggctaattaatgatggaaaagtatgtgatttaaaggatgcaaagtgaatgaatcatgaatcattgtggatgaaaggtggaagtgcatgtgttgatgactaggttagtgggtggaaatatgaaaatggcatataggaatgggagctcacggtttgaatgtgtaaagtgtgtgtgaatgcatgtgaagatgcaataaataatgcatgtagggttagagagggagaatgtggtgaaatgatgaagtaggaaggtggaaatgcatgtgagatgtttggaaaggaataaagaatgaatggtggaaatgtgagtgaatgatgtgcatgtgtgagaatgcatgtgaattaaagagggagaatgtggtgaaatgatgaagtaggaaggtggaaatgcatgtgagatgtttggaaaggaataaagaatgaatggtggaaatgtgagtgaatgatgtgcatgtgtgagaatgcatgtggaattaagaggagtatggaagtgaaataaatgaatgatatgttaagtgataagtgaatgatatgtggtgagtgataagtgaatggtttgataagtgatcaatgaattagtttaaagggctagggtttaagtacatagaatgggcctaaaataggttggtttgtatggcataatgtgtttgattgggctagagccattgttttgtgtcttcaagtgcatacaaggccttcaaattcgtccattctcttggctccatggataagctatccaatccatgcccaaaaatgctccaaatggcctcaaaatgcactttcttgctccctaggcccttagaacctgaaaacacacaaaagaagcataaaggactaaaataacgagagaaacataacgtaaatgcacgagaacaagccatttaagtcgcatgaatatgctcctatcacttccgtactgtgcacatggctacgtcacttccacgtgacggccagcacgccctgatctcgatcggggtgtgtcaggaaatccctaagacaattgttggaaggtttaggttatgttttgtttgttttgttttgctcggggactaacagaagctaagtgtgggggaatttgataggagcatgttTATGCGACtcagttagcttgttttcttgcatttacatagttagtttccaacaatcaacacttgtgagttcattctcacttattttcaactcctttttctttcttttccatctttttcaacttccttttttctttttcacgtttttttttttttttttttttttctttcgtgccctattcttttctttggcaCATAAATCATCCATCCCCCTAGATTCCCAtgaaaatccttcccccacacttgtttttctgcaaattgtagaacaaaaggaattccctctaagtcatgctttactacactttaagaacaaaggtatggatagtcctattctaggctaggtaaggataatgtggttaacaaagaaaattaggctaacaaaggctcaaaagggttgacatacaatacatatgtaaagggtaaggctttttggctctcgttttaactaaacaacttcatcttgttttttTGTTATGCACTCAactttatgctttgaatgaaatgggcatgagttctagtatttggaactatagtgatgaaacgcattctaagtagcaaccaagcaaggaataatgagatcatgcaacgactttagaaaacaagaacatcaagattaataactctccaaagaatgtttaggctcaagtctctcagggttgtagcgttagttggagttccttccttcaagcatgttacaaaagctgattttttcctttgtgattacatgtgaattcgtaaatgtcaactacaactaagcataaaccaaagagtatatcaaacttccatccatgtttgtaactttctttaatagtcatgcaattaaaaaccaaatcctcatcattgtgttggaaggtatcctaagacacaaacaaacataaaacaaaaacgactctaaaacaactctttttgggtttttaaaacactctttttcgattttttttcaaattttcggaatttttgtttaagacacatgaaaacacttcaaaatacactaaaaacacttagaaacagtgaaaaacaactttagaaatgatgggtgataaaatcccacgaatttgcatgaaaaacactttgtttacccccccccacacttaaaccaaacattgtcctcaatgttttaagcatagactcacaaacaaacaaccaaataacacaactaacaaacacgacaaacatggcaaaataaaa encodes:
- the LOC137709011 gene encoding uncharacterized protein, whose amino-acid sequence is KSSLLHHIPKFHGLSMEDPNKHLKEFEVVCSSMTPVNVDGSILKMKAFPFSLMDKAKDWLYELAPGTVTSWESMKRAFLEKFFPTSRVILLRKKISGIQQNHGETFPAYYERFKGLVASCPQHQMKEELLLQYFYEGLLPIERQMVDASAGGALVDKTPRDAKILIANRALNAQQYEGVGQREAPRQQSVNEVSVISEIQSQLANLTSLVSQVVIGPKAQEHQVCGVCSIQGHPSDKCPQLIENGGWESANAIGFQGQNQNNPYSNTYNAGWRDHPNFKNLPNVPFPRRFMQEKKEESEKDILETFRKVQVNIPLLDAIKQVPKYAKFLKDLCNTKRRRANKEVVKVSENVSAVLQRKLPTKCKDPGSFTIPCVIGHNRFEHAMLDLGASINVMPYSIYASMNLGELKQDGVIIQLADRSNAYPKGVLEDVLVQVNHLIFPADFYVLDMEDSAHSTSLPILLGRPFMKTARTKIDVYKGTLTMEFDGEVIDFNISETMRYPVDDHSCFSIDVIDS